A single window of Methylacidimicrobium sp. AP8 DNA harbors:
- the tilS gene encoding tRNA lysidine(34) synthetase TilS, with protein MNSASLPLPALHATCSAVAELPIRLLAAVSGGLDSCVLLDALVLTGKRPTVVHFDHGWRPESVEDAVFVRELAASYGLEYLEERSAPADAATETSARKRRYEFFARAAQISGVHDLALAHHADDQVETLLLQLLRGAGSLARGMREAEVRDGFRLHRPFLWLDRSRLREHAQARGLRWREDRSNDDRRYLRNRIRHELLPFLEERFSPHVRQSLLRFCRVRIAEEEWMTELVRQAAEGTGLSVGDLRNSPIGRQRRIVHHWLRRQGIRDISLSDVEAVRGLASGGREGRQYSLTGGWQAVRRDGEIRLQHQTLPCASTNT; from the coding sequence GTGAACTCGGCATCCCTCCCTCTCCCGGCTCTCCATGCGACATGCTCGGCCGTCGCCGAACTCCCGATTCGGCTTCTGGCCGCCGTTTCCGGTGGGCTCGATTCGTGTGTGCTCCTCGATGCGCTGGTTCTCACCGGCAAACGTCCTACGGTCGTGCATTTCGATCACGGTTGGCGTCCCGAGAGTGTGGAGGATGCGGTCTTCGTCCGGGAGCTGGCCGCATCGTACGGGCTCGAGTACTTGGAGGAGAGGAGTGCGCCTGCGGACGCCGCGACAGAGACGTCGGCGCGGAAGCGGCGGTACGAGTTCTTCGCCCGGGCGGCCCAGATCTCGGGGGTTCACGATCTGGCCTTGGCGCACCACGCGGATGATCAAGTGGAAACGTTGCTCCTGCAGCTTCTGCGCGGCGCCGGTTCGCTGGCGCGCGGGATGCGGGAGGCGGAAGTGCGCGACGGCTTTCGTCTCCACCGTCCTTTTCTCTGGCTCGATCGCAGCCGGCTCCGGGAGCACGCCCAAGCTCGCGGACTTCGCTGGCGGGAGGATCGCTCGAATGATGACAGGCGCTATCTTCGAAACCGGATTCGTCACGAGCTGCTCCCTTTTCTTGAAGAGCGCTTCTCGCCTCACGTCCGGCAATCTCTGCTTCGCTTCTGTCGGGTTCGCATCGCAGAAGAGGAATGGATGACGGAGCTGGTTCGTCAAGCGGCCGAAGGAACCGGCCTCTCCGTCGGAGACCTACGGAATTCTCCAATCGGTCGGCAGCGGCGGATAGTGCATCATTGGCTACGCCGTCAAGGCATTCGTGACATTTCCCTGTCCGATGTCGAAGCTGTCCGGGGACTCGCTTCCGGAGGCCGCGAGGGAAGGCAATATTCCCTGACCGGCGGGTGGCAGGCCGTCCGGAGAGACGGAGAAATCCGTCTCCAGCATCAGACTCTCCCGTGCGCCTCAACCAATACCTAG
- a CDS encoding DUF971 domain-containing protein, with the protein MPASLDLADAQVIGSQLAIRWRDGRESYLPLEDLRRHCPCALCQGESTATTAYAPKPKTYSPASFIVRSLQPVGGYALQIVWADGHATGIYPYSYLLSLGEGSAPPPGS; encoded by the coding sequence GTGCCCGCTTCCCTAGATCTGGCCGATGCGCAAGTCATCGGATCTCAGTTAGCGATCCGGTGGCGAGACGGAAGGGAGAGCTACCTCCCGCTGGAGGATCTCCGCCGCCACTGTCCCTGCGCTCTCTGCCAAGGGGAAAGCACGGCGACGACGGCGTATGCTCCTAAGCCGAAGACCTACTCGCCCGCGAGCTTCATCGTCCGCTCGCTCCAGCCGGTCGGAGGATATGCTCTCCAGATCGTCTGGGCCGACGGCCACGCAACGGGCATCTATCCCTACTCTTATCTTCTTTCGCTCGGCGAAGGTTCGGCGCCGCCTCCCGGCTCCTGA
- the atpC gene encoding ATP synthase F1 subunit epsilon, producing MSQLHVEIVTPEGVRLAQDVDMATFPGEEGEMGVYPNHEPLITRVVPGELVLQAGGARKIMAIGEGFAKISAERLIILCDMALYEEEIEEAKVAEAVARAQQALRQKELGEEEQAATAALLARSLAQLKVKRRHRPG from the coding sequence ATGAGCCAACTCCATGTGGAGATTGTCACGCCGGAGGGAGTGCGACTGGCCCAAGACGTGGACATGGCGACCTTTCCTGGAGAGGAAGGGGAAATGGGCGTCTATCCGAACCACGAACCGCTTATCACGCGCGTCGTGCCAGGGGAGCTGGTCCTGCAAGCGGGGGGGGCGCGCAAGATCATGGCCATCGGCGAAGGGTTCGCCAAGATCTCGGCAGAACGGCTCATCATTCTCTGCGACATGGCGCTCTACGAGGAAGAGATCGAGGAGGCTAAAGTAGCCGAAGCCGTGGCGCGGGCTCAGCAGGCCTTGCGCCAGAAGGAGCTAGGAGAGGAGGAGCAAGCGGCCACGGCGGCCCTGCTGGCTCGCTCGCTCGCGCAGCTCAAGGTCAAGCGTCGCCATCGCCCGGGTTAG
- the atpD gene encoding F0F1 ATP synthase subunit beta, producing the protein MSKGKIVQIIGPVVDLEFPEESLPAIYNALRVRFEREGKPVELTLETQQHLGEGWVRALAMSSTDGLRRGIEAEDTGGPISVPVGPQVLGRVFNVLGDPVDERGPVPATKRYPIHRKAPELAAQNTKASILETGIKVIDLICPFLRGGKAGAFGGAGVGKTVVIMELINNIAKAHGGFSVFAGVGERTREGNDLYNEMAEAKVINLENLSESKVALVYGQMNEPPGARLRVALSALAMAEYFRDEMKQDVLLFIDNIFRFSQAGSEVSALLGRTPSAVGYQPTLASEMGALQERITSTRTGSITSFQAVYVPADDLTDPAPANTFAHLDSTIVLERSIAEQGIYPAVDPLASTSKALAPDVVGEEHYSVARGVQRVLQRYKDLQDIIAILGMDELSPEDKLTVYRARKIQRFLSQPFHVAEVFTGTKGEYVPVAETIRGFREILDGKYDDVPEGNFYMKGTIDQVVGSSK; encoded by the coding sequence ATGAGTAAAGGCAAAATCGTCCAAATCATCGGTCCGGTCGTCGATCTGGAATTCCCGGAAGAAAGCCTTCCGGCGATCTATAACGCCCTGAGGGTCCGCTTCGAAAGGGAGGGGAAGCCGGTCGAGCTAACGCTCGAGACGCAACAACATCTAGGGGAAGGCTGGGTGCGTGCATTAGCGATGTCGAGCACCGACGGGCTCCGCCGGGGGATAGAGGCGGAGGATACCGGGGGGCCCATTTCGGTTCCGGTCGGTCCCCAGGTGCTCGGTCGGGTGTTCAACGTCCTGGGCGATCCGGTCGATGAACGGGGTCCCGTCCCCGCCACCAAACGTTACCCAATCCATCGGAAAGCACCCGAGCTGGCCGCTCAAAACACCAAGGCCTCGATCCTCGAAACGGGAATCAAGGTCATCGATCTGATCTGTCCCTTCCTCCGAGGAGGAAAGGCGGGCGCCTTCGGCGGGGCCGGAGTCGGCAAGACGGTCGTGATCATGGAGTTGATCAACAACATCGCCAAGGCGCACGGAGGGTTTTCGGTTTTCGCAGGGGTAGGAGAACGGACGCGCGAAGGGAATGACCTGTATAACGAGATGGCGGAAGCCAAGGTCATCAACCTGGAAAACCTCTCCGAATCCAAGGTGGCATTGGTTTACGGACAGATGAATGAGCCGCCGGGCGCACGCCTCCGTGTCGCCCTTTCTGCGCTCGCCATGGCCGAGTACTTCCGGGACGAGATGAAACAGGACGTTCTGCTTTTCATCGACAACATCTTCCGCTTTTCCCAAGCCGGCTCCGAGGTGTCCGCCCTTCTCGGGCGAACGCCGAGCGCGGTTGGCTATCAGCCGACCCTGGCATCGGAAATGGGCGCGCTGCAGGAGCGGATTACCTCGACGCGCACCGGCTCGATCACCTCCTTCCAAGCCGTCTACGTTCCGGCTGACGATCTCACCGATCCGGCGCCGGCCAACACTTTTGCGCATCTCGACTCCACGATCGTGCTGGAGCGGTCGATCGCCGAGCAGGGGATTTACCCGGCGGTCGACCCGCTCGCTTCCACCTCGAAGGCCCTGGCGCCCGATGTCGTGGGAGAGGAGCATTACAGCGTGGCTCGCGGCGTGCAGCGCGTCCTGCAGCGGTACAAGGATCTTCAGGACATCATCGCGATTCTCGGGATGGACGAGCTTTCGCCCGAGGACAAGCTGACGGTCTATCGCGCCCGCAAGATCCAACGCTTCCTGAGCCAGCCCTTCCACGTAGCCGAGGTTTTCACCGGGACCAAGGGGGAATACGTGCCGGTGGCCGAAACCATCCGTGGATTCCGCGAGATTCTTGACGGGAAGTACGACGATGTGCCCGAAGGGAACTTCTACATGAAAGGAACGATCGATCAGGTCGTCGGTAGCAGCAAATGA
- the atpG gene encoding ATP synthase F1 subunit gamma: MASTREIRRRIRSVKNTAQITKAMQMVAASKMRRAQLRALEGRPYQKLLEEIAQSLVPQAGQLRHPLLNPRPVRRRAMLVISTDKGLCGALNTNLFREIFRRHSADRVYVSVGRKARGFLAGLPGAGKETLLADFELRDNLTFRDGKRISRFLLQKFSEGEIDAIDVAHTHFVNALVQTTVIRPLVPVAPEHLAPGEQPAAPAVPDNFEPSPEELLDRLLPFFVDWNIYQALLDSLASEHSARMIAMKNATENAQELVGDLTLEYNKARQEGITREILEIATAQSALE; the protein is encoded by the coding sequence ATGGCCAGCACCCGCGAAATCCGCCGGAGAATCCGGTCGGTCAAGAACACAGCGCAGATCACCAAGGCGATGCAAATGGTTGCTGCGTCCAAGATGCGCCGTGCGCAGCTCCGGGCGCTCGAGGGGAGACCGTATCAAAAGCTCCTGGAGGAGATCGCGCAAAGTCTCGTCCCCCAGGCCGGGCAACTACGGCACCCGTTGCTCAATCCGCGGCCGGTGCGCCGCCGGGCGATGCTCGTGATCTCGACGGATAAAGGTCTCTGCGGGGCCCTCAACACGAACCTCTTCCGCGAGATCTTCCGCCGACACTCGGCCGACCGCGTCTATGTGAGCGTCGGCCGAAAGGCCAGGGGCTTCCTCGCCGGGCTTCCCGGCGCCGGCAAGGAGACGCTGCTGGCCGACTTCGAGCTGCGGGACAACCTGACCTTCCGGGACGGCAAACGGATCAGCCGGTTTCTCCTGCAGAAGTTCTCGGAGGGCGAGATCGATGCGATCGACGTCGCTCATACCCACTTCGTCAACGCTCTGGTGCAGACGACCGTAATCCGTCCTCTGGTGCCGGTTGCGCCCGAGCACCTAGCGCCGGGAGAGCAGCCGGCAGCACCCGCGGTTCCGGACAACTTCGAGCCTTCTCCCGAGGAGCTGCTGGATCGGCTCCTGCCGTTCTTCGTCGATTGGAACATCTATCAGGCTCTGCTGGATAGCCTGGCGTCAGAGCACAGCGCCCGCATGATCGCGATGAAGAACGCCACCGAAAACGCCCAGGAACTCGTCGGCGATTTGACGCTCGAGTACAACAAGGCGCGTCAAGAGGGTATTACCCGGGAAATACTGGAAATCGCCACCGCACAGAGCGCGCTCGAATGA